DNA from Bordetella genomosp. 13:
GGTGCTTTGCGCGAAGTAGGCGAAGTTGTCCTGCAGCGCAGACAGCGGCACGCCGGTGGCTACGTCGTTGATGCCCACGTGCAGATACGCCAGTTGCGGCAGCGTGCCGGCCGGCAGCGTGCGAGGGCCGCGGCCGTCGCCCGGATCGGCATGCTCGGCCAGCACGTCGCGGCGCCAGCGCGCGCGCACGGCCGTCGAGGTCTGGCCGCCGATGCCGTGGTTGAAATGGAATACGCCCGACGCGGCAGCCAGTTCGTAGGAAAGCTGACCAGGCTGCGAGACGTGATCGGGCACGAAGCGGCCCTGCACATTCAAGCGGCCCTTGCGCTGCGGCTCGCCCTCGGCGATGGAGTCGCCCACGACCACGGCATAGGCTTGTGAACTCTGGGCCCGCGCCGCGCCGCCCAACATGAAGGGCCCCAGCGACAGGGCGGCCAGGAAGGAACGGCGATCAGGCATGGCGGGCCTCGTCGTGCCTGTTCAGAACAGGCGCTCGTCCACGTGGATGACGTCGCCGGGCTGCACCTTGTCGCCGAGCTTGACGCGCTGTTTGGTGATATCGCCGGTGACCACGTCGGTGCGGTTGAGGTCGATGCGGCTTTCGGATGCGCGCTCGGTCAGGCCCCCGGCCAACGACAGCGCACGCATGACGGTGAGGCCATGCTCGACAGGGTAGGCGCCGGGGCCGCGCACTTCGCCATAGATATAGAAGCGCGGCGCCTGCGGCAGGAACACGACGTCGCCCGGTTGCAGCTCGGTGTCCTGCACCATGCGCGACGGAGACTGGCGGTTGCCCACGAACATCTCGACGCGCTGCTGGCCGCCATCGCCGCGGCGCATCAGCACCGCGGTGTCGGAGGCATCGGGCAGGGTGCCGCCCGCCATGGCCACCACTTCGAGCAGCGACAGGTTGTTCTCGATGGCATAACGGCCGGGACGCGCGACCTGGCCCAGCACCGACACCACGCGGCTGCGCACGGTGATGACTTCGACAGAAACCTGCGGGTCGTTGAGCAAACCCTTGCTGCGCAGGCCCTGCGCGATCTGCCGGCCGATGGCCGAGGGCGTTTGTCCACTCACTCGTATGCTGCCCAGCAGCGGCGCGACGATCTCGCCGTCGGCATCGACCGTGACGCGCGTTTCGAGATTGGATTGACCGACCACCGTTATCAGCAGCGTATCGCCGGGGCCCACGGCGGCCACCGCGCCTGTGGCCACGGATGGAGTCTCGCGCCGCGGATCCACGGGATCGGGTATGGGCAGCTGGCCGCGCGGCGCCACGGGCTCGGGCATCCTGGGCTGCGCACGTATCGGCGTGATGGGCTCGGGAATGGGGGATTGCTGCCGCGGCCGCGAAGGAACGATGGGATCCGGCGTGGGAAGCGGCTGTTGCGCTCGCGCGGGCGTTACCGGATCGGGGATGGGCAACTGTTGCCGCGCTCGTCCAGGCATCACCGGATCGGGAATGGGCAACTGTTGTTGCGCGTTCGCCGGCATGACCGGATCGGGAATGGGGAGCTGCTGCTGCGCGTGCGCCGGCGCCAGAATGCACATCGCCACGGCGACGGCGAGTTGTCGTATCCACCTGCAGGCCGGCACCCTCATCTCCGCTAGATCATCGCCTTGTTCATGGTCGCCATGATAGTAGCCCATGCAAACTGTCACGCTCAAAACTTTATAAATACAATACCGGTCGTTCGGTCGCCGGTGTGGCCGTTGCCCGCGCAGGCGCGCGCGGCGGACACCATATAGCACTTTTCCACGCTGCCGGGACCTCTCTTTGCAAAGTTTGCCGCACACACAAAGCTGCATGCCGTCCGCTGACTCCCCCACTCTGCCCAAGGCCCGGCTGTTCTCGCTGGACATCGCCGCGGTGACGTTCGACGGCGCGGTTCGCGCGCTGGTGCAGGCAGCCGAGCAGCGCGACGGCCGCGCCCGGGTGGTCGTCACGCCCAACGTCGATCACATCGTGCGGCTGGATGCCGCGCCCGAGCTGCGCGCACGGTACGCGAAAGCCGATTACATCTTCGCCGACGGCATGCCCGTGGTGTGGGCCAGCAGGCTGCTGGGCCGTCCGCT
Protein-coding regions in this window:
- a CDS encoding SLBB domain-containing protein; this encodes MCILAPAHAQQQLPIPDPVMPANAQQQLPIPDPVMPGRARQQLPIPDPVTPARAQQPLPTPDPIVPSRPRQQSPIPEPITPIRAQPRMPEPVAPRGQLPIPDPVDPRRETPSVATGAVAAVGPGDTLLITVVGQSNLETRVTVDADGEIVAPLLGSIRVSGQTPSAIGRQIAQGLRSKGLLNDPQVSVEVITVRSRVVSVLGQVARPGRYAIENNLSLLEVVAMAGGTLPDASDTAVLMRRGDGGQQRVEMFVGNRQSPSRMVQDTELQPGDVVFLPQAPRFYIYGEVRGPGAYPVEHGLTVMRALSLAGGLTERASESRIDLNRTDVVTGDITKQRVKLGDKVQPGDVIHVDERLF
- a CDS encoding SGNH/GDSL hydrolase family protein, encoding MPDRRSFLAALSLGPFMLGGAARAQSSQAYAVVVGDSIAEGEPQRKGRLNVQGRFVPDHVSQPGQLSYELAAASGVFHFNHGIGGQTSTAVRARWRRDVLAEHADPGDGRGPRTLPAGTLPQLAYLHVGINDVATGVPLSALQDNFAYFAQSTSGRMILVVDNIGSWLGMTAPMIEVAGAFNRWLADTLAPRHPHVAVVDYLSWSSNGSGNFRTMAPDRFADGLHPTMAGYADFAQFIRRTLQLPPNSPVRY